In one window of Gossypium hirsutum isolate 1008001.06 chromosome A01, Gossypium_hirsutum_v2.1, whole genome shotgun sequence DNA:
- the LOC107944195 gene encoding uncharacterized protein: MSNLTKLEFVALDITGNSYLSWANLKERYDHQKTVILLKARYEWLNLRLQDFKSVNDYNSAMFRINSQLNLSGEKITDAEMLEKTYSTFHANNVVLQTQYREKGFQKYSELTSCLLVAEQNNELLMKNHELRPTGSVPFPEANVSLHHGQELKETPHANSSVRGHGHGRGRDRRHRYGYSRGGRFKNSHSYQKWDRKNGNREEKEKCENVTNVCYRCGGKGHWSRVCRTQKHLVDLYQQSIK, from the exons ATGTCAAATCTTACAAAACTCGAATTTGTGGCTCTGGACATCACTGGAAATAGCTATTTATCATGG GCCAATCTAAAGGAAAGATATGACCACCAGAAAACTGTGATTTTGCTTAAAGCTCGTTATGAGTGGCTGAATTTAAGATTGCAAGACTTTAAGTCTGTTAATGATTATAACTCGGCCATGTTCAGAATCAATTCACAATTGAATTTATCTGGAGAGAAGATTACTGATGCAGAAATGTTAGAAAAAACATACTCAACTTTCCATGCAAATAATGTTGTCCTGCAGACACAATATCGTGAAAAAGGCTTCCAAAAATATTCTGAATTAACTTCTTGTCTCCTAGTGGCGGAGCAAAACAACGAGCTGCTAATGAAAAACCATGAATTACGCCCAACTGGCTCTGTTCCATTCCCTGAAGCGAATGTGAGTTTACACCATGGGCAAGAATTAAAAGAAACACCCCATGCAAATAGTAGTGTGCGTGGCCATGGTCATGGCCGAGGGCGTGACCGCAGACATAGATATGGATATAGTCGAGGTGGTCGTTttaaaaattcacattcctaCCAGAAGTGGGATCGGAAAAATGGTAACagggaagagaaagaaaaatgtgaaaatgtgactAATGTATGCTATCGTTGTGGAGGAAAAGGACATTGGTCTCGTGTGTGTCGCACACAAAAGCATCTAGTTGATCTTTATCAGCAGTCCATAAAATAG
- the LOC107944196 gene encoding B3 domain-containing protein Os07g0563300, with product MAAPTVFIGTCFHCQSQSDVFFSGWQLRDGSFALLCHPCGSAFVEGRFCETFHPEASGWRECDSCNKGIHCGCIMAAHSYAILDFGGVKCLECCLNEALALHRNSPTFSNPEEMQASDSHPKASDDTEETVTGVDPIASPDSVALNASPDKIGTPTSGAVPAAETEGESSVNSPAGTKKSCKKKGRKNRKDASKQHQIQARYSPKTSPEELREICRQAKSSLIPLFEKKLTASDVDTRNGRLVLPKRCAEAYFPKISGQQGIFLTVQDTKGNDWEVFYRYWSNTNGKMYVLEGLKDYMIMMEWEAGDTVTFYKREEDEKLFMGFKKYQAPESAQKSST from the exons ATGGCTGCTCCTACAGTTTTTATCGGAACTTGTTTCCATTGTCAATCTCAATCTGATGTCTTCTTCTCGGGTTGGCAGCTTCGTGACGGCAGTTTCGCCTTGCTCTGCCATCCCTGTGG TTCTGCTTTTGTCGAAGGAAGGTTCTGTGAGACTTTTCATCCTGAAGCCTCTGGTTGGAGAGAATGTGATTCTTGTAACAAG GGAATTCATTGTGGATGTATCATGGCTGCTCATTCATATGCAATATTGGACTTTGGTGGTGTGAAATGTCTGGAGTGTTGCTTGAATGAAGCTCTC GCGCTGCACAGAAACTCACCAACCTTCTCGAACCCTGAGGAGATGCAGGCATCGGACTCGCATCCAAAGGCATCGGATGACACAGAGGAAACCGTGACTG GGGTTGATCCAATTGCATCACCTGATTCTGTTGCACTCAATGCCTCACCTGATAAGATAGGCACTCCTACTTCCGGAGCAGTTCCTGCAGCAGAAACTGAAGGAGAGTCCTCCGTGAATTCACCTGCTGGAACCAAAAAGTCCTGTAAGAAGAAGGGTCGCAAGAATCGGAAAGATGCCTCTAAACAGCACCAAATCCAAGCGAGGTACTCGCCAAAGACCAGCCCAGAGGAGCTTAGGGAAATATGCAGACA GGCCAAATCAAGTCTTATCCCTTTGTTTGAGAAAAAATTGACTGCTAGTGATGTGGACACCAGGAATGGGCGCCTTGTGTTACCAAAGAGATGTGCAGAG GCTTATTTCCCAAAGATTTCGGGGCAACAAGGAATCTTCCTCACTGTGCAAGATACAAAAGGAAATGACTGGGAAGTTTTCTACCGCTATTGGTCAAATACTAATGGAAAGATGTATGTCCTTGAAGGCCTCAAGGATTACATGATCATGATGGAATGGGAAGCAGGTGATACAG TTACATTTTATAAGAGAGAGGAAGATGAAAAGCTGTTCATGGGATTCAAAAAATATCAGGCTCCCGAATCTGCTCAGAAG